The Persephonella sp. DNA window CTTGCAAAGCTGTTTAATAGCGAATTAAAACTTATACATGTTGTAGAAAATCTTATTTTCCCTGCTGCTTTGGATGACCTTGAGCCTATGGTAGACCCTGAAGAATTTGCGAGGATAGTCAAAACTGTTGAGGAAATTGTTGAGAAAGCATCAAGAGAGCTTGAGAAAATAGCCGAGGAAATAAAAGAAAAAGAAGGCTTAAAAGTTAAATTTCTTGTTAAAACAGGTGATATTGCTGAAGAGATCCTTGAAACCTGTGAAAGCGGAAATTTTGACCTGCTTGTCATAGGTGCCCACAAGGAAACATTTGTAGGTAGTTTATTACTTGGAAACGAAGCAGAAAAGATAGTAAACAAGGCAAAAAGCTCTGTTCTTGTGGTGAAAGGAAAACCCCTTACACAGCTAAATAAAATACTGTGTGGTTATGACTTTTTACCAAATTCTATTGAAGCCCTTGAAACAGCAAAAGAAATAGCTAAAAAAGTAAATGCAGAGATAGATATTATTCATGCTGATAATGAAGAGGTTTTTGCACACCTGGCACATATTTATGAAAATGTATTTAATAAAAAAATTCAAATGTTGAAGCAGCTCAAAGGGGAATTAGAAAAAGAAGGCCTAAAAGCTGACTTTGAAATTATAAAAGCATCACCGGATAAAGCTATTTTAGAAGCTATAAAAGATTTTAACCCAGACCTTG harbors:
- a CDS encoding universal stress protein, with protein sequence MQFKKILVGVDFSEDSKKVIDSAVFLAKLFNSELKLIHVVENLIFPAALDDLEPMVDPEEFARIVKTVEEIVEKASRELEKIAEEIKEKEGLKVKFLVKTGDIAEEILETCESGNFDLLVIGAHKETFVGSLLLGNEAEKIVNKAKSSVLVVKGKPLTQLNKILCGYDFLPNSIEALETAKEIAKKVNAEIDIIHADNEEVFAHLAHIYENVFNKKIQMLKQLKGELEKEGLKADFEIIKASPDKAILEAIKDFNPDLVVVGKRQRKDIKRFFLGTIAMKVVKGSPVSVLIVRRR